The nucleotide sequence TAATTCAGGTTTTCTTTAGAGATGGTCAAGCCATTACTTATGGAGTAGTTTCAGCTTCATCACAAACTGGACTAAGCAGTGAAATAGTTTCTGGGACTAACAGAGTAGCTACAAACGTTTCGAGCTCAGCTACAGTTGGTGGAGTTCAGCTCTTTGCAGGTCTTAGAGATGATCCATTTTTTATGGATCTTTTCCAATTTATCAATATTGTGAATGGTGTAGGAGCTTCTTTAAGTGACGATACCAATACTGGGATTTATGATCCTGAAAGAGATTCTGATCCTGATACAGAAGGTATTCAACCTTACCCTGCTTCTTTCAAGTCGGCCACAGATCCTACGGACGCAGCTGCTGATGCACTTGCTGGAACAAATGTACTTTCAGTAGTTGTAGAGGTTCCTAAAAGCGATATTGGAGATACAGATGGAAAGTTTACATCGTGGGTGGAAGCCAAAGTAGGCCAGTAATTTTTTGAACATTTATAAAGAAAAGAACTATGAAAAACATATTTAAATTATTCATGATTTTGGCGGTAGGAGCTACAACACTTGTTGGCTGTGGCGATGATGATAGTACTACGCCGGAAGAATTAGAAGCTACATTAGGTGCAGACTTAACTGTAGAGATAGAAACGACAGTTACTTTAGATGCAACCGCAACAGTTGGAACAATTTCAACTTTCGAATGGATGGTGACCGATCCTGATGGTACTGAAGTATCATTAGATGGCGCAACCACTTCTTCCCCCTCTTTCATTGCAACAAAAGGAGGAACATATGATGTAGACCTTACCGTAGCATCCTCGACTGGTGTAGAATCTACAGCTATGGGATCAGTGATTGTGGAAAATCCAAGCTATGAAACAGCTGACCAAATGGGCCGTCCAGCAATCAATACTGTCTTCAACTTTTTCGGAACAGCCGAAGTAAAGAATGGATACAACGAAACCCTTCCTTCTAATGGCTCTGACGATGCTACAGCTTTTGCAGGAATTTTGGATGCACTTCAAACATACATTGGATTAGATCCAGAGCAGTTTGAGAATATCCTAGGAATAGGAAATGATGCACTTGCTGGTGTTTTGGCGGTAGATGTGCTACAGTCTGACAAAGGATCTGCTACTGCATATGGATCCCTTAATGGACGTGCTCTGGCAGATGATGTTATCGATGTAACATTGACCCTGGCTTTCGGCGATCAATCAACAGCAGGTGAAGCAAATGCTGTGAAAGATGGGCTTGTATCGGACAATGTAGGTGCAAATGATAAATCATTTACTAACAGTTTTCCATACTTGGCTGATCCTCACTAATTAATTACTGAATTTGTTAAGAAGGTGTCTCAAAAGCCACATAAACGTCATAGCGAACAAAGTGAATCGGATCGCCGAAGCGACTATCTCAAATGCTCTAGCATTTTTCTATCATTAGATCGCTTCGGTTCCCTGCCTTTGCAGGCAGGCTCGCGATGACGATTTTGAGACACCCTCTTTTTTCAATCACAAAAACCAATGCTATGAAATCGTTTTTACATCTATCAATACTTATTATTCTAATGGCTTGTGCGAAAGAGGAACAAAGTGCAATAAGCCAAAAAGAAGACTATTCACCCTTTCTAAATATTGCCAACGAGGACACAACACATCTCATCAAACGAGTCTCTCTTTGGAAGGGAAAAATTGAAAATCAACCAAAAGGTTTTATCTATTACGAGAAGCTTGGAGGAATCTATAATCAGTTATTTGAACAAACAGCTGAGGTAGAGTATTTACACAAAGCAAAAGAGTCTTTTACGCAAGCAGAAAAACTTACAAGAGGGAAATGGAAAATCTCAAGCTTACTCAGTTTGAGCAGTCTTTCTATAAAAAAACACGATTTTAAATCAGCAGCAAATTATGCAGTGAATGCACGAGAAATTACCAATGAAAAGTTCGGTGCTTTAATGATGCAATTTGATGCTGAAATGGAACTTGGTAATTATAAAATGGCAGGGGCTATTTTAAGAGAAAACAAGCGTTTTGATTCCTTTGATTACCTCGTTAGACTTTCAAAATTCAAGGACTATGAAGGCGATTTAGATTCTGCTATTCATTATATGGAAAAAGCTGATATCGGTTTATTCAAGTATCAAAAAGGGAAAAAATTGTGGGTGACAGCAAATCTGGGAGACATGTATGGACATGCAGGAAGGGTAAAAGACTCCTATAAAAAGTACCTCGAAACTCTTTCGATGGATTCTACATACGATTATGCACTCAAAGGAATAGCCTGGGTGGCTTATTCAGCGGATAAAAATGTAGATGATGCAAAAAAAATAATTATGGCACTAGCAGATAGAAGACTAACACCCGACCTATATCTAAACCTGGCAGAGATTTATGCATTTGAAGGGAATACTGAAATGAAGGAGTTATATGAAGATTCTTTTCTGAAAGAAGTAGAAAAAGAAAAGTATGGAGATATGTACAACAAGTATTTAATATCAATATACAATGATCGAAAGATGTTTGAGAAGGCAAAGGGGCTTGCCCAGTTGGAAATCAATAACAGACCTACTCCCGCTTCCTATGATTGGCTTGCATGGACGCTATACAATCAAGGAGAATCCGATAAGGCGCTAAAAATTTACAAGGAAAATGTAGAAGGTCAAACATATGAGCCAGAAGCCCTGTATCATATGGGGACTGTGTATCATGAGATGGATCAAAAAGCAGGAAGAAAGCTGCTCGAAGAATCTTTAGAAGCAAGTTATGAGCTGGGACCACTCATAAGCTTAGAAATCAAAGAAAAACTGAATGGATAATTGCTATGAATTAAATCCGGCAATGGATTTAGTTCGTAAGTAGAATTAGACTGTTATCGTGCTCAGCACGATATATAGCTGGTTGGTGATAGATGACCCTGATTATTCAAATGATCAGGGTTTTTTCATTCATAATGAAATGTTAATGCCATCAAAAAGCGGATGACCATTGAATACATTTCGTATTTTTCTGCAACCTATAAAATCACGAGCTTGAAAAAACTTGTCGCCTTATTTTTAACCGCCCAACTATTTGGTTGTACTCAGGAGGAATCCAATCATCCTGTTTTTAAGTATTATCCTCCCAATGATGTGTTTGAGGAGGGTTTTGTCAATAAGTATTATCGTCATAATTACCCCAAAAATCAAGACGCTCGTGCAGCTACAGAGGTTACTTATTCAAGTTTAAGAAAAGAAGGCAATAAGATATTTATTGAAAAGTTCAATGCTGGATTTGAGTTAGCAGCGGTTACTGAGTTACGTGTTTCTGATAATGGTGATGTATTCACAGAGAAGCTAACTGATATTGTGAGAATGGATACTATCCCTATTGAAATCCTTAGCCCTGTTAGTTCAAGGTGGATTAACAATCAAGACGAACCTTATAAGATTCGATACTCATTTTCTGATAAATATTATCAGTTCACCGAAAGGCAGTTAAAAGTGTATGATACACTCATCGATGGAAAAGCTGCTAAAGTCTTTATAAAGTCTGGTGAGTATCTCAATGAAGAAACTGGTGAAGTAACCAATCGATTTATGGATACGACCACCTACTTAACAGATATTGGTTTTTTTGAATCCAGAGGCGGGAATGAAAACTATCGTTTTGAAACCGAGATGGTCGAGCAGATGCCACTCGATGAATTCAAAAAGAGAGCAAACCATGGAGAGCATCGAGTTGCATACATAGACCCTTCAAACACTTTAGAAAATGGTGAGCAATTCAAAATTTGTGGTCAAGAGAAATCCATTGCCGACTACTATAATTCTACGCCTGATGGAAGATACTTCCACGGAAAACGTGCTATGATGGATACCATCTTTGATAATCTGGATAGGGCTAAACTTTTTGATCAAAACGGTAGTCTGGTTTTTCGTTTTGTGGTGAATTGTGAAGGGAAGGCAGGGAGATTCATTGGGGAAGGTTACGATCCAAACTACCATCCAATGGAGTTCAATCCAGAAACTATTGACCACTTGTTCAGCATACTCAGGAAGCTGAAAGAGTGGAGAGCAGTAGTCATTCGAGAAGAAGCCAGAGACGCATATTTCTACATCAACTTTAAAATCGAGAATGGTGAAATCATCGATATACTTCCTTAGTGCTTGTTTAGCATTATGTTGTTCTTGCTCACAAAGAGAATGGTATAAGAAAGAGCTTTCTGATGAGGTGAAGAAAAGATATTCCCCTCAGGTAAGAGGAGGTAGGGCTTATTCTTATCAAGGCTCTGTTCCAGAACAATTTCAGCTGAAAGAAGCCATGATGCTGGATTCAACAGATGCAGACTTGTGGCGAGAATTTGGCACAGCTCGTGTAAAGCGAGGAATTTTGGATGAGATGTATTTCTTCTATGAAGAAGCAGTTAAAAGAAAACCTGAAAAATGGGCAGGCTTTAGAGGTTACTTGTACTTATACTTTTATCGAGATTACTACCGTGCAATTGCCGATTTTAATTTAGGCGATGAAGTAAATGGACAAGTGGAATACTCCCAAGGACAAAGTCATGATTACATGCGAGGAATCTGCTATTTTGGATTAAAGGATTATCCGGCTTCATACGACTTACTCTCGAAGTACATTGATAAAGTGACCAAGGATGAAGGCGAAGAATGGGTAGATGTGTATGCTATGCTTTATAGAGGGCTAACACTCATAAAAATGGATAGCCTGGATGAGGCTGTTATTGAATTTGATCGCGCTTTAAAGTATTATCCTACCCTTTCAGACTGCTTTTATCATAAAGCAAGAGTATATGTAGCAAGGGGTCAATTTGAATTGGCATTGGAGCAGTTGGAACTAGCAGAGAAATACCATAATCAAGGCTATTATCATCAAAGGCCGTATGTTGAGGTACTCGAGCAAATTTATATTCAAGACATTCAACAACTCAGAAATCAGATCTCTACCAGCTGAGTGCCGACTAGGCTGCTGCTTTAGTTCTAACGGATCTAAAAAGTAACTTTCTATGATTCATCGCTTGCTTATCTTCAATAGATGTTGTGTTAAAAGTAGAATTATCAGTAATAATTTTGAATTCAAAATTGCTCATTAGACTTAGGTCAAGTCCTACTTCCGTCATTTCATCATCTCTATTGGCATTCACCCTCCAATAGATTTTCATTTGTTTACCAAGTTTGTGTGCCTTGTTCATCAGTTTGATAATGGATAACAAATACTTGACAGTCGTGGTATTAAACATTTCCAGTTTAAAGCTTAGTATCAATTCAGATTGACTTTCGAGGAATTGATTGACTTTCAAAATCAGATCATCATATTGAGCGCTTACATTATCTGATACTGACCAACCTTTTAGTTCAACAAAATTGAGCTGCAAGTTGTAATTGATATGTAATAGTTTTTCTTCATATGGGAGACCTTTTATTTGAATGGGAGGTCTCTGATTTTGACTAGCTACTTGAAGATTCATAATGATGAGTTTTAATTTCTTAGCAAAGATTTAGAAATAATGAATCTTAGATGAGAGTGATTCTCTGATATAAAAAAATACGTGGATTACGTATTTCTCCAAGCATCACCACCCCAGCATTCGAAAAATAGATGAATTTCCAGGGTGATGATCCAAAACCTATAAGTCATATTTTATAGTAAACAAGCCATAGCGTTGCTGAATATTGTAAGAGTAAGTGCTGATCAAATTATCGCTAAAACTATCTCTACGTACAGATCGTGTATCTAGCAAGTTGAGACCTTGTGCTTTAAATTCCCATGGACTTTTCTTTTTCCGGTAGCTCAGAGAAAAGTCAAGCATATCAAAAGAAGTATCTTGATTTTGACCCTGATTGACATATTTATTAAAAGCATACTCTGTGTCAAAGCGGAATCCTTTGAACGTTAAAGTAGTACTCACATTTGGGCGATAGTTTACAAATTGGTTCGTGAATGAACCAGAGGTGTATCGATTGACTGACACTGTATACCCGGTTCGAACCGATAGTTTTTTGAAGAGTCTCGCAGACATATTTAGCCGATATTGGTGAGTGAAGTTATCATTTTGAATGATCTGGTTTTCAATCTGATTATTTAGCACCGTTTGTGCTACAGTTACTCTTCCACTTATCTTGAAATGATTAAAGCGCTTCTCCAGGTTTACATAACCGCTTGTTGTTTTGTTAGCCTCTGTAGCGTTGATAGAGGTGAGCAGATTCTCTACTCCACTTAGCTCTTGATTATTGGTGAAACCATCTTTGATATATTGAAAATTTAGCCCCCCACTTATGTTGAAAAAACTATACATGTTGAAGTTTCTATAGCTCAAGCTTACATTTTGCAATAGAGCTGGGTTTAATTGCGCATTTCCTGATACTAACGTATTATATCTGTTCAGTACAAATCCTTCTGAATAAGAACCTACACCATTGTATTCCAGTGATTGGCTATAGTTTAACTCGATATCGTGCGAGCTTCCAAACTCGTAACGTGCATTGAGCTGAGGAAAAAGGTATTGAGCTTCTTCTGAAGCTTCTACAGCACTTTGCACCGTATAACTGTTAAGACTGACGCCCGGACTTATAGTTAGACGTTCCCATTTTTTACGAAACCGCAGACTCACGAATCTATTAGTAATTTCAAGTTCTCCATCCAGCTCTTCTACTTCTTCTCGTTCATCATTTAGATTTGACGTCAGCGTTTGACGAGATAGATTTAGACCAAAAGAAGCGTTTATATGGGTAGTTTTATTAAGGATATAATAATAGTTAAATACGCCATCTATACGCCTGGATAAGATGTTTTGATCTTGAA is from Marinobacter alexandrii and encodes:
- a CDS encoding DUF4331 family protein, which translates into the protein MRKLVLSLGLVITAALVIVLVAADHIDAPAVGTLSEGSTVKDITDYYAFESPSNSNNYVFVCNVAGLSSETSFSDDVMYEFNIDTDADNVEDQLIQVFFRDGQAITYGVVSASSQTGLSSEIVSGTNRVATNVSSSATVGGVQLFAGLRDDPFFMDLFQFINIVNGVGASLSDDTNTGIYDPERDSDPDTEGIQPYPASFKSATDPTDAAADALAGTNVLSVVVEVPKSDIGDTDGKFTSWVEAKVGQ
- a CDS encoding DUF4331 family protein produces the protein MKNIFKLFMILAVGATTLVGCGDDDSTTPEELEATLGADLTVEIETTVTLDATATVGTISTFEWMVTDPDGTEVSLDGATTSSPSFIATKGGTYDVDLTVASSTGVESTAMGSVIVENPSYETADQMGRPAINTVFNFFGTAEVKNGYNETLPSNGSDDATAFAGILDALQTYIGLDPEQFENILGIGNDALAGVLAVDVLQSDKGSATAYGSLNGRALADDVIDVTLTLAFGDQSTAGEANAVKDGLVSDNVGANDKSFTNSFPYLADPH
- a CDS encoding tetratricopeptide repeat protein, which gives rise to MKSSIYFLSACLALCCSCSQREWYKKELSDEVKKRYSPQVRGGRAYSYQGSVPEQFQLKEAMMLDSTDADLWREFGTARVKRGILDEMYFFYEEAVKRKPEKWAGFRGYLYLYFYRDYYRAIADFNLGDEVNGQVEYSQGQSHDYMRGICYFGLKDYPASYDLLSKYIDKVTKDEGEEWVDVYAMLYRGLTLIKMDSLDEAVIEFDRALKYYPTLSDCFYHKARVYVARGQFELALEQLELAEKYHNQGYYHQRPYVEVLEQIYIQDIQQLRNQISTS
- a CDS encoding SiaC family regulatory phosphoprotein; the encoded protein is MNLQVASQNQRPPIQIKGLPYEEKLLHINYNLQLNFVELKGWSVSDNVSAQYDDLILKVNQFLESQSELILSFKLEMFNTTTVKYLLSIIKLMNKAHKLGKQMKIYWRVNANRDDEMTEVGLDLSLMSNFEFKIITDNSTFNTTSIEDKQAMNHRKLLFRSVRTKAAA